In the genome of Taurinivorans muris, one region contains:
- the galE gene encoding UDP-glucose 4-epimerase GalE, producing MTKTVLVMGGAGYIGSHTVKHLLDNGYRVIVADNLVYGHLEAIDKRAAFIHADLLNSASLYAIFNRHEIHAVIHFAAFAYVGESVQDPQKYYLNNVVGTINLLNAMLANNVKNIVFSSTCATYGEPNYIPIDEKHPQSPINPYGKSKLMIEQIFADYEKAYGLNHISLRYFNAAGCSADGEIGESHTPETHLIPLVLKAIKGERDSIHVFGTDYDTPDGTCIRDYIHIEDLAAAHRLALEKLPEYCGCINLGTGTGTSVKEIIFAAEKVSGKKCPTVYAERRAGDPAKLFADNTKAKEILGWQPHYASIEEIITTAWNWETNRKF from the coding sequence ATGACAAAAACAGTATTAGTTATGGGAGGAGCCGGCTATATCGGCTCCCATACCGTTAAACATCTGCTTGATAACGGTTATCGGGTAATTGTCGCCGACAATTTGGTATATGGGCATTTGGAAGCTATTGATAAACGGGCGGCATTCATCCATGCCGATTTATTGAACAGCGCTTCGTTGTATGCGATTTTCAACCGGCATGAAATTCATGCTGTCATCCATTTTGCAGCTTTCGCCTATGTGGGAGAAAGCGTGCAAGACCCGCAAAAATACTATCTGAACAATGTTGTCGGCACAATAAATCTTTTAAATGCGATGCTTGCGAACAATGTTAAAAATATTGTGTTTTCAAGCACCTGTGCAACATATGGCGAACCAAACTATATTCCGATAGATGAAAAACACCCGCAATCTCCCATAAATCCATACGGAAAAAGCAAGCTCATGATTGAGCAGATTTTTGCTGATTACGAAAAAGCGTATGGACTAAACCATATTTCATTAAGATATTTCAATGCGGCAGGCTGTTCGGCAGATGGCGAAATAGGCGAAAGCCATACGCCGGAAACACATTTGATTCCTCTTGTTCTAAAAGCCATCAAGGGCGAACGGGATTCCATACATGTGTTCGGAACTGATTACGATACGCCGGACGGAACATGCATACGGGATTATATCCATATTGAGGATTTGGCGGCTGCGCATAGGCTGGCTTTGGAAAAACTGCCTGAATATTGCGGCTGTATAAACCTTGGAACAGGTACAGGCACAAGCGTAAAAGAAATTATTTTTGCCGCTGAAAAAGTAAGCGGCAAAAAATGCCCCACCGTATATGCCGAACGCCGCGCCGGCGACCCTGCAAAACTTTTTGCCGACAACACAAAGGCGAAAGAAATTCTCGGCTGGCAGCCACACTATGCAAGTATTGAAGAAATCATCACAACAGCATGGAATTGGGAAACAAACAGGAAATTTTAA